Proteins from a genomic interval of Treponema succinifaciens DSM 2489:
- a CDS encoding cation:proton antiporter domain-containing protein — translation MEGDITARMGNLVIQIGVLLFAVRFFGFLAKKARISSVLGELIAGVVIGPYALGAIPLPGFPSGIFSLNSVSLAVTPELYGFSIVASVILLFASGLETDLALFLRYSLAGGVIGLGGVVASFLLGDVAGMMVFGCGIMDVRCLFLGIMSTATSVGITARILSDKKKMDSPEGVTILASAVFDDVLGIILLAVVMGIVAALSSEGGQVSIDGVKILLIAARAFGIWLVFTAAGLVFSKKIANFLKIFKHSYDFSICALGIALLLGGFFEKQGLAMIIGAYITGLSLSATDIAAIIQERIHGLYKFFVPLFFAVMGMMVNMRELMSKNVLAFGAFYTLLAVMAKVVGCGLPALGFGFNLKGALRIGCGMIPRGEVALIIAGIGLTAGILDEQMFGVVILMTLVTTLFAPPLISASLSINGKGTKKEARSTDNVAFTWDFGSDEIADLVIDIFLKDLRSEGFYVQMMNISDGISQARKDGISLSITETESVVKIETSAEDSGFVKNAMYEVLIRLGNLVQDLKENYVPEKINFFDQSEVSRTSSDILKLFAPDAVSVDLKGTTKEQILQEMVMLLANSGAVRNWETVLADVRERENIMSTGMQHGVAFPHGKSDAVTHTCVALGISRNGVDFDSLDGEKCKVFVMIVSPKKTSSPHMLLLSSMSYILRDEKNVEELLKCPDAKSLFEKMKEFAARKNNS, via the coding sequence ATGGAAGGCGATATTACAGCCCGGATGGGAAATCTTGTTATTCAAATCGGAGTCTTGCTTTTTGCTGTCCGCTTTTTTGGATTTCTTGCTAAGAAAGCTAGAATTTCATCAGTTCTTGGCGAGCTGATTGCCGGTGTTGTTATTGGGCCTTACGCTTTGGGAGCAATTCCGCTTCCTGGATTTCCGTCTGGAATTTTCAGTTTGAATTCTGTTTCGCTTGCTGTAACTCCTGAGCTTTACGGCTTTTCTATCGTGGCTTCTGTTATCTTGCTTTTTGCTTCCGGCCTTGAAACTGACCTTGCGCTTTTCTTGCGCTATTCACTTGCTGGCGGCGTAATTGGTCTTGGCGGAGTTGTTGCTTCGTTCCTTTTGGGCGATGTTGCCGGAATGATGGTTTTTGGCTGCGGAATAATGGATGTAAGGTGCCTTTTCCTTGGAATTATGTCCACTGCTACTTCTGTAGGAATTACGGCGCGCATTTTGTCTGATAAAAAGAAGATGGATTCTCCGGAAGGCGTTACGATTCTTGCCTCTGCTGTTTTTGACGATGTTCTTGGAATTATTCTTCTTGCTGTAGTAATGGGAATTGTCGCGGCTTTGAGTTCCGAAGGCGGACAGGTTTCAATTGACGGTGTTAAGATTCTTTTGATTGCGGCGCGCGCTTTTGGAATATGGCTTGTGTTTACTGCTGCGGGTCTTGTGTTTTCAAAGAAAATTGCAAACTTCCTAAAGATCTTCAAGCATTCTTATGATTTTTCGATTTGCGCTTTGGGAATTGCGTTGCTTCTTGGAGGCTTCTTTGAAAAGCAGGGTCTTGCGATGATTATCGGCGCGTACATTACAGGACTTTCGCTTTCTGCAACAGACATTGCGGCGATTATTCAGGAAAGAATCCACGGACTTTACAAATTCTTTGTTCCGCTGTTTTTTGCTGTAATGGGAATGATGGTGAATATGCGCGAGCTTATGTCCAAGAATGTTCTTGCATTCGGCGCGTTCTACACTTTGCTTGCGGTTATGGCGAAAGTTGTTGGCTGCGGACTTCCTGCCTTGGGATTCGGTTTTAACTTGAAGGGAGCTTTGAGAATTGGCTGCGGAATGATTCCTCGTGGAGAAGTTGCTCTTATTATTGCTGGAATCGGTCTTACAGCTGGAATCCTTGACGAGCAGATGTTCGGCGTTGTTATTCTTATGACGCTTGTTACAACTTTGTTTGCGCCTCCTCTTATTTCTGCATCTCTTTCTATAAACGGAAAGGGAACAAAAAAAGAAGCGCGCTCAACAGATAACGTTGCGTTTACCTGGGACTTTGGTTCTGATGAAATTGCAGACCTTGTAATTGACATTTTCCTTAAGGATCTTAGAAGCGAAGGTTTTTATGTTCAGATGATGAATATTTCCGATGGAATTTCTCAGGCAAGAAAAGATGGAATTTCTCTTTCAATTACAGAAACTGAATCTGTTGTAAAAATTGAAACAAGCGCGGAAGATTCAGGTTTTGTAAAAAACGCAATGTACGAAGTTTTAATTCGACTTGGAAATCTTGTTCAGGATTTAAAGGAAAACTATGTTCCTGAAAAAATAAATTTTTTTGATCAGAGCGAAGTGAGCCGCACAAGTTCCGACATCCTTAAGCTTTTTGCGCCGGACGCTGTTTCTGTGGATTTGAAGGGAACTACAAAAGAACAGATTCTTCAGGAAATGGTTATGCTTCTTGCAAATTCCGGGGCTGTGCGCAACTGGGAGACTGTTCTTGCTGATGTTCGTGAGCGTGAAAATATTATGAGCACTGGAATGCAGCACGGAGTCGCTTTCCCGCATGGAAAATCTGACGCTGTTACCCACACTTGCGTTGCCTTGGGAATTAGCCGCAATGGAGTGGACTTTGATTCTCTTGATGGAGAAAAGTGCAAGGTGTTTGTTATGATTGTTTCGCCGAAAAAAACTTCTTCGCCGCACATGCTTTTGCTTTCTTCTATGAGCTACATTCTGCGTGATGAAAAAAATGTTGAAGAGCTTTTGAAGTGTCCTGACGCAAAATCTCTTTTTGAAAAGATGAAGGAATTTGCCGCGCGGAAAAATAATTCTTAA
- a CDS encoding class I SAM-dependent methyltransferase has translation MKNEKTETEWFENEDFWLNYGPIMFDGQQWAQAAGIAKSVMNLARLSEGNSVLDVCCGPGRISVELALLGLNVTGVDITQPFLDAASETAQDEGVQIEFINKDMRVFSSRKKFDAAVNIYNSFGYCDRISDDIKILKKVNAALKKGGTFVLECISRETAVKYFTEGEWFERAGMTVLTEFKVQGAWEGLVSKWILIGKDGKRIEHEFVQRLYSAAELRDILCKECGFSSAQVLGGFCGEPYDQNAKTMVIVAKK, from the coding sequence ATGAAAAACGAAAAAACTGAAACTGAATGGTTTGAAAACGAAGATTTTTGGCTGAATTACGGTCCTATTATGTTTGACGGGCAGCAGTGGGCTCAGGCGGCAGGAATTGCAAAAAGCGTGATGAATCTTGCAAGACTTTCTGAAGGAAATTCCGTGCTGGATGTGTGCTGCGGACCTGGAAGAATCAGCGTGGAACTTGCTCTTCTTGGGCTGAACGTTACCGGTGTTGACATAACTCAGCCGTTTTTGGATGCGGCATCTGAAACTGCGCAAGACGAAGGTGTCCAGATTGAATTTATAAACAAGGACATGAGAGTTTTTTCTTCACGCAAAAAGTTTGATGCCGCCGTGAACATTTACAATTCTTTTGGCTACTGCGACAGAATCAGCGACGACATAAAAATCTTAAAAAAAGTGAATGCAGCCCTTAAAAAAGGTGGAACTTTTGTGCTTGAATGCATAAGCCGCGAGACTGCCGTAAAATATTTTACAGAAGGCGAATGGTTCGAGCGCGCCGGAATGACAGTTCTTACGGAATTCAAAGTGCAGGGCGCATGGGAAGGCTTGGTTTCAAAATGGATTCTGATTGGCAAGGACGGAAAACGAATTGAGCACGAATTTGTCCAGCGCCTTTATTCCGCCGCAGAGCTGCGCGACATTCTTTGCAAAGAGTGCGGATTTTCTTCTGCGCAGGTTTTAGGAGGATTTTGCGGAGAGCCTTACGACCAAAACGCCAAAACAATGGTTATTGTGGCAAAAAAATAA
- the hprK gene encoding HPr(Ser) kinase/phosphatase encodes MSEKKITVLDLLDLDLKGQDSLNMKCIAGRSGLYREITVSDINRPGLAISGFYESFAYERVQLFGRGESAYLGKLESEGNFDLIKKFFTYEMPCIVFSHSIEPSEFFLSVAESSRCAVLQTDLISTDFSQRLLRVFSNIFAPKKTLHGVFVEVYGVGILLIGESGVGKSETALELVERGHRLVADDIVEIRCVNGNSIIGQGANKLISHHMEIRGLGIINIAQLYGVGAIREQKEVQMVIKLEAWNQTKVYDRIGTKGAFIDLLGVKIPIIEIPVKPGRNLPIIIEAAAMNERLKTMGYYSAQEFNQNILRWIETGAAQRDYYGKEDSY; translated from the coding sequence ATGTCGGAAAAAAAGATAACAGTATTAGACCTTCTTGACTTGGATTTAAAAGGCCAGGACTCGCTGAACATGAAGTGCATCGCGGGAAGATCCGGACTTTACAGGGAAATAACTGTTTCCGACATAAACCGCCCGGGACTTGCAATTTCCGGATTTTACGAATCTTTTGCTTATGAGCGCGTCCAGCTTTTTGGAAGAGGAGAATCCGCTTATCTTGGAAAGCTTGAATCTGAAGGAAATTTCGATCTTATAAAAAAATTCTTTACTTATGAAATGCCCTGCATAGTTTTTAGCCACAGCATTGAGCCTTCAGAATTTTTTCTTTCAGTCGCGGAATCTTCAAGATGCGCGGTTCTTCAGACTGACTTGATTTCAACGGATTTTTCACAGCGGCTTTTAAGAGTTTTTTCAAATATTTTCGCTCCAAAAAAAACGCTCCACGGAGTTTTTGTAGAAGTTTACGGCGTTGGAATTCTTCTTATCGGAGAAAGCGGCGTTGGAAAAAGTGAAACTGCGCTTGAGCTTGTTGAGCGCGGACATCGTCTTGTTGCGGACGACATTGTTGAAATAAGATGCGTAAACGGAAACTCAATTATCGGGCAGGGAGCAAACAAACTTATAAGCCATCACATGGAAATCCGCGGGCTTGGAATTATAAACATCGCGCAACTTTATGGAGTCGGCGCAATCCGTGAGCAAAAAGAAGTGCAGATGGTCATAAAACTTGAAGCCTGGAACCAAACAAAAGTTTATGACAGAATCGGAACAAAGGGAGCTTTTATAGATCTTTTGGGCGTAAAAATTCCGATTATAGAAATTCCTGTAAAGCCGGGACGAAATCTTCCAATTATAATTGAAGCCGCCGCAATGAATGAAAGACTAAAGACTATGGGCTATTATTCCGCGCAGGAATTCAACCAGAATATTTTACGTTGGATAGAAACTGGAGCCGCCCAGAGAGATTACTATGGAAAAGAAGACTCTTATTGA
- a CDS encoding HPr family phosphocarrier protein, producing the protein MTEKILTVRNRAGIHARPAALIAQTANKFSSEIILEKDSTTVNAKSIMGVITMAAGYNTNITLKAEGSDEKEAAEAIFKLFEAKFEEE; encoded by the coding sequence GTGACAGAAAAAATTCTTACAGTTAGAAACCGCGCAGGAATCCACGCAAGACCTGCAGCATTGATTGCCCAGACAGCAAACAAGTTTTCATCAGAAATAATCCTCGAAAAAGACTCGACCACCGTAAACGCCAAGTCAATAATGGGTGTTATCACAATGGCGGCTGGATATAACACAAATATAACTCTAAAGGCTGAAGGTTCGGACGAGAAAGAAGCTGCCGAAGCTATCTTCAAACTTTTTGAAGCGAAATTTGAAGAGGAGTAG
- the lexA gene encoding transcriptional repressor LexA — translation MKNLTDRQKEVLEFIARFTEENGYPPTVREIGENFGISLRAVQDHIAACQKKGYLSQCQKRSRSIRVLKDDGLVRETKPFLAKIPLLGTVAAGKPLLCEENLDGYVNIAEPFVRPGKSYFALHVRGASMANAGILDGDLAIIEQAEIATEGQIVVAVVNNAITLKRFYREEERIRLQPENPDFQPIYTRDVQIAGIMVGLVRTY, via the coding sequence ATGAAAAATCTTACAGACCGGCAAAAGGAAGTTTTGGAATTTATCGCGCGCTTTACAGAAGAAAATGGTTATCCTCCGACTGTACGCGAAATTGGAGAAAACTTCGGGATTTCACTTAGAGCTGTGCAAGACCATATCGCCGCCTGCCAGAAAAAGGGCTACCTTTCACAGTGCCAGAAACGCTCACGCTCAATCCGTGTCTTAAAAGACGATGGGCTTGTAAGAGAAACAAAGCCGTTCTTGGCAAAAATTCCTCTGCTTGGAACTGTAGCCGCAGGAAAGCCTCTTCTTTGCGAGGAAAATCTTGACGGCTATGTAAACATCGCAGAGCCTTTTGTGCGTCCGGGAAAAAGCTATTTTGCCCTTCACGTCCGCGGCGCAAGCATGGCAAACGCAGGAATTCTTGACGGCGATCTTGCGATAATTGAACAGGCAGAAATCGCCACCGAAGGACAGATTGTTGTTGCCGTTGTAAACAACGCAATCACATTAAAAAGATTCTACCGTGAAGAGGAAAGAATCCGTCTTCAGCCAGAAAATCCAGATTTCCAGCCGATTTACACAAGAGATGTTCAGATTGCAGGAATAATGGTTGGACTTGTAAGAACATACTAG
- the holA gene encoding DNA polymerase III subunit delta — MAETEVYLFTGPEAGEKNEAIENLRDAASKKNNGIEQYKYYAADVRIEDIVAQLQNASLFSPALFISLRNAEQIKQKSDIESLVSWIKASKNSPNTLVLISEENSIDKKIESAVPSSHKKIFWEMFENRKPQWVENFFRKNGFSISPDAVEQILEMVENNTESLKSECSRFFFCFEKGTTITSDDVEKILSHNREENAFTLFDSMADISKNPQQRFESSLEILQKIRATKESNGIALIAGLTYCFRQLRLWHSLHSDGNSPADSELKSSGFSGKRNQEKYSKAAKIWTAGTASSILALLSATDISIRETGTALEETYLYMLIYSIVIKNGLFCSVCEY; from the coding sequence ATGGCAGAAACAGAAGTCTATCTTTTTACAGGTCCAGAAGCCGGTGAAAAAAACGAAGCAATAGAAAATCTACGGGATGCAGCCTCAAAGAAAAACAACGGGATTGAGCAGTACAAATATTACGCCGCCGATGTAAGAATTGAAGACATTGTAGCCCAGCTTCAAAATGCAAGCCTTTTTTCCCCGGCGCTTTTTATATCACTTAGAAATGCCGAGCAGATAAAACAAAAAAGCGACATTGAATCTCTTGTTTCCTGGATAAAGGCTTCTAAAAATTCTCCAAACACACTTGTTTTAATTTCCGAAGAAAATTCCATAGACAAAAAAATTGAAAGCGCAGTTCCTTCCAGCCACAAGAAAATTTTCTGGGAAATGTTTGAAAACAGAAAGCCTCAGTGGGTTGAAAACTTCTTCAGGAAAAACGGATTTTCTATTTCACCGGACGCAGTTGAACAAATTCTTGAAATGGTCGAAAACAACACGGAAAGCCTCAAGTCTGAATGCTCAAGATTTTTCTTTTGCTTTGAAAAAGGCACAACAATTACTTCCGATGACGTTGAAAAAATTCTTTCGCACAACAGAGAAGAAAATGCGTTTACACTTTTTGACTCAATGGCAGACATTTCAAAAAATCCACAGCAGCGTTTTGAAAGCTCACTGGAAATTCTTCAGAAAATACGCGCAACAAAAGAATCAAACGGAATCGCATTAATTGCAGGTCTTACATATTGCTTTAGGCAGCTGCGGCTGTGGCATTCGCTCCATTCAGACGGGAATTCTCCAGCCGACTCAGAGTTAAAGTCATCAGGGTTTTCAGGCAAGCGGAATCAGGAAAAATATTCAAAGGCAGCCAAAATCTGGACAGCAGGCACCGCATCTTCAATCCTCGCGCTTCTTTCCGCAACAGACATTTCAATCAGGGAAACAGGAACAGCCCTTGAAGAAACCTACCTTTATATGCTCATTTATTCAATTGTAATAAAAAACGGACTTTTCTGCTCCGTATGCGAATATTAA
- the rpsD gene encoding 30S ribosomal protein S4, with the protein MATRRNPRFKECRRLGVNVCGHPKAMNRANDPAFKKSKKTSEYGKQLCEKQKVKAYYGILERQLRRYYDIASRKEGKTGENLIVGLETRLDNLVYRIGFANSIRMARQVVSHGHVRVDGKKISIPSFQVKPGQVVALCEKAQKNEQFKTSFLNGNRRPLAYIEVSEEAFSGKLIMMPKREEIPVEINEQLVVEFYSK; encoded by the coding sequence ATGGCAACTAGAAGAAATCCTCGTTTTAAGGAATGCAGAAGACTTGGTGTAAATGTCTGCGGACACCCAAAGGCAATGAACAGAGCAAATGATCCGGCTTTTAAGAAGTCAAAGAAAACTTCTGAATACGGAAAACAGCTTTGCGAAAAACAGAAGGTAAAGGCTTACTACGGAATTCTTGAGCGCCAGCTTCGCCGTTATTACGACATCGCTTCAAGAAAAGAAGGAAAGACTGGTGAAAACCTTATTGTTGGTCTTGAAACTCGCCTTGATAATCTTGTTTACCGCATTGGTTTTGCAAATTCAATCCGCATGGCCCGTCAGGTTGTTTCTCATGGACACGTTCGTGTTGATGGCAAAAAAATCAGCATTCCGTCTTTCCAGGTAAAACCAGGTCAGGTTGTAGCACTTTGTGAAAAAGCCCAGAAAAATGAGCAGTTTAAGACAAGCTTCCTTAATGGAAACCGCCGTCCGCTTGCTTATATTGAAGTTTCAGAAGAAGCTTTCTCTGGAAAACTTATCATGATGCCAAAGCGTGAAGAAATTCCTGTAGAAATCAATGAACAGCTTGTTGTTGAATTCTACTCTAAATAA
- a CDS encoding PilZ domain-containing protein: protein MAIVTAQVINRYYENYKNTEITFSKEIIHTLKMDPRQVYIKCSGLQWPCIINSTSFSQAKIILGTKSGAYAVLSNKSAPPVSLRFCFYQPDGQLMSFFVTAKVYLIEPYMNSTDLSIITIQYTQRPPDDLILMIGNILDANFNAARRKEERILITQESMRKLGLQKKEIVIYIQNVPRHCILQDLSFGGARIVLLGLAKFLINKEALIQLEFEDPHETISIRGIIVRTDFIEGRKDIISASIKFAEDSISLAYKVHINKYIANTKRKELDNKFTAGELEDAQPADEIKPASPVQPENSAT from the coding sequence ATGGCAATCGTTACAGCTCAGGTTATCAACCGCTATTACGAAAATTATAAAAACACAGAAATCACCTTTTCAAAGGAAATAATACATACTCTAAAAATGGATCCGCGTCAGGTTTATATAAAATGCAGCGGACTTCAATGGCCTTGCATTATAAATTCAACGTCATTCAGTCAGGCAAAAATAATACTCGGGACAAAAAGCGGAGCCTATGCAGTACTTTCAAATAAATCCGCACCACCAGTCAGCTTAAGATTTTGCTTTTACCAGCCAGACGGTCAACTGATGAGTTTTTTTGTTACGGCTAAAGTCTACCTGATTGAACCGTATATGAACAGCACCGATCTTTCCATTATTACAATTCAGTACACACAAAGACCGCCGGACGACTTGATTCTGATGATTGGAAACATTCTCGATGCTAATTTCAATGCGGCAAGAAGAAAAGAAGAGCGCATTCTTATAACCCAGGAATCAATGCGCAAGCTCGGACTTCAGAAAAAAGAAATTGTAATTTACATACAGAACGTTCCGCGCCATTGCATTTTGCAGGACTTGTCATTTGGAGGCGCAAGAATTGTTCTGCTTGGACTTGCAAAATTCCTTATAAACAAGGAAGCTCTTATTCAGCTTGAATTTGAAGATCCTCACGAGACAATTTCAATCCGCGGAATTATTGTAAGAACAGACTTTATAGAAGGCAGAAAGGACATTATTTCAGCAAGCATAAAATTTGCAGAAGATTCCATAAGCCTTGCATATAAAGTCCACATAAACAAATACATTGCAAACACAAAGCGCAAAGAGCTGGACAATAAGTTCACAGCCGGAGAGCTTGAAGATGCTCAGCCTGCGGACGAGATCAAGCCTGCATCTCCTGTTCAGCCGGAAAATTCAGCAACATAA